In the Ctenopharyngodon idella isolate HZGC_01 chromosome 21, HZGC01, whole genome shotgun sequence genome, CCCTTTTCTGTCCCCTCAGAGGTGGACGATTCTCCTTTGTCCTGAATGTTTATCTCTTTGGTGATTGACCTTGGGTTGTTGCATCCTCTTGGGATGAGCCCACCCTCTCTGACTCCCTTGAGTAAAACCTGCTTTCGTTGCTACATTATTAAAAGGTCAGAGGTGACGTGTATAATTTCTCTACTTCTGCTCCATCCCACAGATTCCTAGTAGTGAGGGGGTGCTCAGAAGGTCTTTGGGTGGGAGAGGAACTGCTTTGGATGGATCTTACTTGGACCTTCCTCCATCAGGAAGTAGAACCGAGAGAGGTGGGTCAGTGGAGTGCACTCATTCTTTCTCAACGGGACCTTTCAGTGCACCTTCCAGCAGCGAGCAGAACTGCGAAGTCTATGACAGGCACACCAATCGCAATTCTGAAGGTGGACATAGTGATCCCAGGTTCTCCAACAGGGAGCCCTCAGCCGGTGATGCCTTGAAGCTGCATGTTGCCTCTGAACCCAAGTGCTCTCATCAGTGCCACAGAATGGAGAGTGACAACATGCATGGTGCTAATCGAACTGGACTAGCGCCGCCGCCTGGTCGGGAGAACTGGGAGGAGAAACGACAGTGTCTGCTCCTGCACAAGAAACAGCTGGAAATGGAGAGGGAGAGAATTCAAGCTCGGTTGGCTCAACAGGAAGAAAAACTTCTGCTCCAGAAACAGCAACTCCGTCAGTCTTACCTTCAGTACAGCAAGTAAGAGCCTGGCACAGGACCTTTGTTTAATGACTAATAATGCATACACAGAAGTTCATGCACCTAGAAAGTATTTATAGTTCACTGTACTATAATCATGATTTTTGTCtcattaaaaaatctaaataagtCCTGCTATTTTCGGTGGTAATCGACATTGTCACAAATTCTGTTAATACAGCCTAACTTGATCTGAACCATGAAAATTCTTTTAATTTGTCTCTTTTGAAGGCTTCAGGAAGCAACTACAACAAACTTTGAGAAACCCCTAAATGGAGACAGCAGTTTTAATGAAGGTCCACAGTCCTGTTTTGTAATGGATCAGGTAACACGCAGGTAAATATTGACTTCAAAACTGCATTGAATGCAAAAAGTGCTGGagagataaaaataaaagataaaaataaaaaatctttaaatatacaaaatttccctgttcaaaagattggggtcagtgagaatttttttttgttttttttttgaaagaataattttcaaagaatcctgaaaaatgtaacagtttttacaaaaatataaagcagcacaactgttttcaatattgataataatagaaattgttttttgagcatcaagtcagcatattagaatgatttctgaaggatcatgtgacacctaTGACTAgaataatgactgctgaaatttcagctttgccataacatacataaatgacattttaaaatatattaaaatagaatagatatgttcaattgtaataatatttcataatattattgtttttagtgtatttttggtcaaataaacgcagccttggtaagcaattccaacttttaaacagtatctttctctctctttcttataCAGCAGTGAAATAAATGAGGGAAAGTCACACATTCTGCAGGGAACTGTTCGACAACCATTGAGTAATAAACAGTCACAGGGACACACATCAAGTATTCAGCAACCTACACCCAAGCTTTCACAAGGTATGTTCACAAAAAATTATGCTGAATATGTTATTCCTTTCTGCTTTTTACTTTACCTTCTTAATTGGAGATTGAGAAATCTCTCATTTTCTCCCTGCAGAGATCTCCATTACCAGGAAGGATATGGCCACTTCTCCTGTGATTCCAGAAAGCTTCCGGACATCTGCTCTTCCTAAAATTCCCCCTCTTGGCCTTCCCAGCACTCCACAGGCCTCCAGGTGAGTTAAGGTATCCCTCAGGGTTCTGTCTTTGGTCCACTCCTGTTTTCTATGGCATGGATTGGCTTCTTTATACAATCATCTAAGTCATCCCAGCCTGTCTAACACAACCAATGTGTTTTACCACACCCTTTCTGTATTTTTAGATgagtaaaacatttaattttgccATTTGCCAATTGTGCGGTCACTCTGCCAATTTAAGATTCTGTAGAAACGCTGCTGTTGCAATTTAAAGATGGGGGGAAAACTCCTGGTGCTTGAGAGAAGCCACTTTCAGGAAACTCAAAGAACCACACAAGTAAATGCAATTTAACATGTTCAATTCAAAGAAAAGTGAAAAGAAGGAAATGACAGCAATTTTGGCTCAACAGCACAGCAGGGGCCAAGCCCATGTATTAATTGTGTTTTTGGAGTCCCTGCCTTTGTGATAGAGCTTCTTAATGCAAGAATGTGAAATAGAAGAAGGGGAAGGAGAAGTGGTATGTGGGGGAATCTGAATAAAACAGGGGAAAAAGGGAGAAGTAAaggaagaggggaaaaaaacgaGGAAGCTGGTTTGGGCCGAACGCAGTGCGAGGCCTGTTTGATGAGTTAAATGAAGATTTTTGCCGGCCAGCGCTGAGGCTGACAGGAGCCAAGCTGAGTCCCATTAGCTGGCGTAGCAGGGCCCAGCAGCAGGTGTAATTGAACCGAGTCTTCCAGCTCGGG is a window encoding:
- the LOC127503455 gene encoding protein hinderin-like, whose translation is MASVAEGANGSGFYWIHDKSDEEQPMVFVTGMSRDIGLKFGSTNNKEGKIKRRAGSMDKSGKKPGLHLAMQSAEMAAGKASDQKLPSTVAKSKSTTHAPEPDLPPLTSTQTLFSAAQAKSKPSLKDLCPEDKRRIANLIEELARVSEEKEESVQKLRDEQETFEKKIQQLEQQNQHIVQERESLQQQYRECQELLGLYQQYLSQQQEKLNKSITLLNQSCSHSKIPSSEGVLRRSLGGRGTALDGSYLDLPPSGSRTERGGSVECTHSFSTGPFSAPSSSEQNCEVYDRHTNRNSEGGHSDPRFSNREPSAGDALKLHVASEPKCSHQCHRMESDNMHGANRTGLAPPPGRENWEEKRQCLLLHKKQLEMERERIQARLAQQEEKLLLQKQQLRQSYLQYSKLQEATTTNFEKPLNGDSSFNEGPQSCFVMDQVTRSSEINEGKSHILQGTVRQPLSNKQSQGHTSSIQQPTPKLSQEISITRKDMATSPVIPESFRTSALPKIPPLGLPSTPQASRWDDSLMELLDIFSPVSNLEGCRINPSSRKSFVAPRASQKTLFSPLGPSRSSLQDLEESEILEDIFFIC